The following proteins come from a genomic window of Iamia sp. SCSIO 61187:
- a CDS encoding MCE family protein, with protein sequence MTFLTRLRRSLAGPPGRALLKLAVYSAVCIAVLGALISAIGNRPIFGSGTTYEAVLPDATGLFANDAVKVAGVQVGHVTGIEVERGMAVVSFSLERDLGLTTTTRTGIRWRNVLGQKYLYLYPDDGGETIEEGDRLPPENAVGSAEVGALLNAVAPVLRAIDPAKANLFIRTLNDALAGNEERVRDLLTNTATLSRDVSASDEQIGTLIEDLDTVVGAVAERDRDIEDLIGNVGSVSDSLAARAGDLEDLVLGLVEVQTHLNDLLEQREGDIEGVIGDLDTIAGTLAQHRDDLEEGLATFPAGLAPYHRISAYGQWFQVRLTVTCLANQATCTHESVATDALGSVQPPAPAGGAGLLDSVFGFASQGVPAP encoded by the coding sequence ATGACGTTCCTCACCCGCCTCCGTCGCTCGCTCGCCGGCCCCCCGGGGCGGGCCCTCCTGAAGCTGGCCGTCTACTCGGCGGTGTGCATCGCCGTCCTCGGCGCCCTCATCAGCGCCATCGGCAACCGCCCGATCTTCGGCTCGGGGACCACCTACGAGGCCGTCCTGCCCGACGCCACGGGCCTGTTCGCCAACGACGCCGTCAAGGTCGCCGGCGTCCAGGTCGGCCACGTCACCGGGATCGAGGTCGAGCGGGGGATGGCGGTGGTGTCGTTCTCGCTGGAGCGGGACCTCGGGCTGACCACCACGACCCGCACGGGCATCCGGTGGCGGAACGTCCTGGGCCAGAAGTACCTGTACCTGTACCCCGACGACGGCGGCGAGACGATCGAGGAGGGCGACCGGCTCCCGCCCGAGAACGCCGTCGGCTCGGCCGAGGTGGGCGCCCTGCTCAACGCCGTCGCCCCCGTGCTGCGCGCCATCGACCCGGCCAAGGCCAACCTGTTCATCCGGACGCTGAACGACGCCCTGGCCGGCAACGAGGAGCGGGTCCGGGACCTGCTCACCAACACCGCCACCCTGAGCCGCGACGTGAGCGCGTCGGACGAGCAGATCGGCACCCTGATCGAGGACCTCGACACGGTGGTCGGGGCGGTGGCCGAGCGCGACCGCGACATCGAGGACCTGATCGGGAACGTGGGGAGCGTCAGCGACTCGCTGGCGGCGCGCGCCGGGGACCTGGAGGACCTGGTGCTCGGGCTGGTCGAGGTCCAGACCCACCTGAACGACCTGCTGGAGCAGCGCGAGGGTGACATCGAGGGCGTGATCGGCGACCTCGACACCATCGCCGGGACCCTCGCCCAGCACCGCGACGACCTGGAGGAGGGGCTGGCCACCTTCCCGGCCGGCCTGGCGCCGTACCACCGCATCTCGGCCTACGGCCAGTGGTTCCAGGTGCGGCTCACGGTGACGTGCCTGGCGAACCAGGCCACCTGCACCCACGAGAGCGTGGCCACCGACGCCCTCGGCAGCGTGCAACCGCCCGCCCCCGCCGGGGGGGCCGGCCTCCTGGACTCGGTGTTCGGGTTCGCCTCCCAGGGGGTGCCGGCGCCGTGA
- a CDS encoding MlaD family protein gives MRSFTERNPVVIGAVVVTLIAAFTGAALMLNSGVLADRYTVRARFSDSAGITPGSHVKVAGITSGAVESVRQEGTEVEVVLGVDAGIELPADTRADIVVDTLLGSKSVRLVPGDEWDDLLQEDAVITDTSTPTEALDLQNIGTPLLEETDGEAIDSLIDTVLRITEGKRDDVADILDGLEDLAVTINAREQEARDLIDATRTLTATLDARDEELLDAVDDLNVVVETLVRRRAELVELLRQTSEAATRISDLVEENQPALDRILDELHADLEIVGRHQVDLAQSVALVSSAIQGFASVGYSGPDEVSHPWANLYTQLLGPVGPDILLGSCGAIDTALDLALGPDPVVDCDDRTGPLPGSPGPGQPGSGGSGGGSTEAESDSTGLLGIYGPALAATPEAGG, from the coding sequence GTGAGGTCGTTCACCGAGCGCAACCCGGTCGTCATCGGCGCCGTGGTCGTGACCCTCATCGCCGCCTTCACCGGGGCCGCCCTGATGCTGAACAGCGGCGTCCTGGCCGATCGCTACACCGTCCGGGCCCGGTTCTCCGACAGCGCCGGCATCACCCCCGGCTCCCACGTCAAGGTGGCCGGGATCACGTCCGGTGCGGTCGAGTCGGTCCGCCAGGAGGGCACCGAGGTCGAGGTCGTCCTGGGCGTCGACGCCGGCATCGAGCTCCCCGCCGACACCCGGGCGGACATCGTGGTCGACACCCTGCTGGGGTCGAAGTCGGTGCGCCTCGTCCCGGGCGACGAGTGGGACGACCTGCTGCAGGAGGACGCCGTCATCACCGACACCAGCACGCCCACCGAGGCGCTCGACCTGCAGAACATCGGCACCCCGCTCCTCGAGGAGACCGACGGCGAGGCCATCGACAGCCTGATCGACACGGTCCTGCGGATCACCGAGGGCAAGCGGGACGACGTGGCCGACATCCTCGACGGGCTCGAGGACCTGGCCGTGACGATCAACGCCCGGGAGCAGGAGGCGCGCGACCTGATCGACGCCACCCGCACCCTCACGGCGACGCTCGACGCCCGCGACGAGGAGCTGCTGGACGCCGTCGACGACCTCAACGTCGTGGTGGAGACGCTGGTCCGCCGGCGGGCCGAGCTGGTCGAGCTGCTGCGCCAGACCTCGGAGGCCGCGACCCGCATCTCCGACCTGGTCGAGGAGAACCAGCCCGCCCTCGACCGCATCCTCGACGAGCTCCACGCCGACCTGGAGATCGTGGGCCGCCACCAGGTCGACCTGGCCCAGTCCGTGGCCCTGGTGTCGAGTGCCATCCAGGGCTTCGCCTCGGTCGGCTACTCCGGTCCCGACGAGGTGTCCCACCCGTGGGCCAACCTCTACACCCAGCTGCTGGGCCCCGTCGGACCGGACATCCTCCTCGGCTCCTGCGGCGCCATCGACACCGCCCTCGACCTGGCCCTGGGACCCGACCCGGTCGTCGACTGCGACGACCGCACCGGGCCGTTGCCCGGCAGCCCCGGCCCCGGCCAGCCCGGATCGGGCGGCTCCGGCGGGGGCTCCACGGAGGCCGAGAGCGACTCGACCGGGCTGCTCGGCATCTACGGCCCGGCCCTGGCCGCGACCCCGGAGGCGGGCGGATGA
- a CDS encoding MCE family protein — protein MSPRRALSVVLVVVTVLSASACSVFGDRSHGYELTARFDRAVGLYPGSKVRVIGIDVGRVVSVEPEGDGVTVTLDIEDDQDLPADATATIVPLSLLGERYVQIGPAYTGGPTLEPGAEITDTRVPAEFDELLRGLQDLTGAIDPDAASELVTEMATLLDGQGEEIASLLEEGAGAVEVVADKATEIGDIVESIAGLSEALKDRTGSVEELLRNYNLLAEVLVANRDDLDATITQLDRAVVALTGLLERHGQELPADVEVLAQAGSTLEINIDRLQATLSDTVRLFEAAERAYSPERRTLRVNNQLNSSLTQDLIASRLRDRLAGICRRLGLAECSDPTSDFFAGITELLPGLLDPEALAARHGEPAPTTAPPPSTSAPAADQPPATVPPVTLPPPPDLDELLQQVLDRIGSLLDDAQRDVLAGLDAGLLEAIPRLRDHQLAALTRLRPEQLAQLQGVDPTQLGAAIDALLAQDPAAQLDPLLPGAGGTVDGLVDDLLSALSGEGGR, from the coding sequence ATGAGCCCGCGCCGCGCCCTCTCCGTCGTGCTGGTCGTGGTGACCGTCCTGTCGGCCTCGGCGTGCAGCGTCTTCGGCGACCGCTCCCACGGCTACGAGCTGACCGCCCGCTTCGATCGGGCCGTGGGCCTGTACCCGGGGAGCAAGGTCCGGGTCATCGGGATCGACGTGGGCCGGGTGGTCTCCGTCGAGCCCGAGGGCGACGGCGTCACCGTCACCTTGGACATCGAGGACGACCAGGACCTGCCGGCCGACGCCACCGCCACGATCGTCCCCCTCAGCCTGCTGGGGGAGCGCTACGTCCAGATCGGGCCCGCCTACACCGGTGGTCCCACGCTCGAGCCCGGCGCCGAGATCACCGACACCCGGGTCCCGGCCGAGTTCGACGAGCTGCTCCGCGGCCTCCAGGACCTCACCGGGGCCATCGACCCGGACGCGGCGTCGGAGCTGGTCACCGAGATGGCCACGCTCCTCGACGGCCAGGGCGAGGAGATCGCCTCGCTGCTGGAGGAGGGCGCCGGGGCGGTGGAGGTCGTGGCCGACAAGGCCACCGAGATCGGCGACATCGTCGAGTCGATCGCCGGGCTCAGCGAGGCCCTCAAGGACCGCACCGGGTCCGTCGAGGAGCTGCTGCGCAACTACAACCTGCTGGCCGAGGTGCTGGTGGCGAACCGCGACGACCTCGACGCCACCATCACCCAGCTGGACCGGGCCGTGGTCGCCCTCACCGGGCTGCTGGAGCGCCACGGCCAGGAGCTGCCCGCCGACGTCGAGGTGCTGGCCCAGGCGGGCAGCACCCTCGAGATCAACATCGACCGGCTGCAGGCCACCCTCTCGGACACGGTGCGGCTCTTCGAGGCGGCCGAGCGGGCCTACAGCCCCGAGCGCCGCACCCTGCGGGTCAACAACCAGCTCAACTCGTCGCTCACCCAGGACCTCATCGCGTCCCGCCTGCGGGACCGGCTGGCGGGCATCTGCCGCCGCCTGGGCCTGGCCGAGTGCAGCGACCCCACCTCGGACTTCTTCGCCGGCATCACCGAGCTGCTGCCCGGGCTGCTCGACCCCGAGGCGCTGGCGGCGCGCCACGGCGAGCCGGCCCCGACGACCGCCCCGCCGCCGTCGACGAGCGCCCCCGCCGCCGACCAGCCCCCGGCCACCGTGCCACCGGTCACCCTGCCCCCGCCGCCCGACCTCGACGAGCTGCTCCAACAGGTCCTGGACCGGATCGGCAGCCTCCTCGACGACGCCCAGCGGGACGTCCTGGCCGGCCTCGACGCCGGGCTGCTCGAGGCCATCCCCCGCCTCCGGGACCACCAGCTCGCCGCCCTCACCCGCCTCCGCCCCGAGCAGCTGGCCCAGCTCCAGGGCGTCGACCCGACGCAGCTGGGGGCGGCGATCGACGCCCTCCTCGCCCAGGACCCGGCGGCCCAGCTCGACCCGCTGCTGCCGGGGGCCGGCGGGACCGTGGACGGCCTGGTGGACGACCTGCTCAGCGCCCTCAGCGGGGAGGGGGGCCGATGA